One genomic segment of Mycolicibacterium gilvum includes these proteins:
- a CDS encoding type II toxin-antitoxin system Phd/YefM family antitoxin: MRELSNSGGDVLRRVEHGERIVITRDGTPVAELRPLGLAPM; encoded by the coding sequence GTGCGCGAATTGAGCAACAGTGGAGGAGACGTTCTGCGCCGTGTCGAGCATGGCGAGCGCATCGTCATTACTCGGGACGGGACCCCTGTTGCTGAGCTACGGCCGTTGGGCCTTGCCCCCATGTAG
- a CDS encoding IS3 family transposase, translated as MDADVGSRRPWRTRRTRRSPTCSNGISPPRRSTPGYVGDITYLPLATGANLYLATVIDCCSRRVAGWAIADHMRTELVIDALKAAAALRGSLAGAIFHADHGSQYTSRDFANLCRDLGVVQSMGAVGSSADNALAESFNAALKREILQDRNCWPDAAICRREVFRWLARYNTTRRHSYCRHSSPATYERNLTPATLPEAA; from the coding sequence ATCGACGCCGACGTCGGGTCAAGACGACCGTGGCGGACCCGGCGAACCAGAAGGTCCCCGACCTGCTCAAACGGGATTTCACCGCCGCGCAGGTCAACACCCGGTTACGTCGGCGACATCACCTACTTGCCATTGGCGACCGGCGCCAACCTGTACCTGGCCACCGTGATCGACTGCTGTTCACGGCGGGTCGCCGGGTGGGCGATCGCCGATCACATGCGCACCGAACTGGTCATCGATGCGCTCAAAGCCGCTGCTGCACTGCGGGGTTCACTGGCTGGTGCAATATTCCATGCAGATCATGGAAGTCAGTACACCTCACGGGATTTCGCGAATCTCTGCCGCGATCTGGGGGTCGTCCAGTCGATGGGTGCGGTGGGGTCAAGTGCCGATAACGCGTTGGCCGAATCGTTCAACGCCGCCCTCAAGCGCGAGATTCTGCAAGACCGTAACTGCTGGCCGGACGCGGCGATCTGCCGCCGTGAGGTCTTTCGGTGGCTGGCCCGCTACAACACCACACGACGGCACTCCTACTGCCGTCATTCCAGCCCCGCGACCTACGAAAGGAACCTGACACCGGCTACGCTGCCCGAAGCCGCATAA
- a CDS encoding transposase, with product MARKNYPDEFKRDAVALYRDTEGATIAQIAAELGVSEATLSAWCKSAGVPIRHRRGVVVAEPVPGAESPEQELARLRSEVKALRATEARLSTERDILRSAAKYFAGETNW from the coding sequence ATGGCAAGGAAAAATTACCCCGATGAGTTCAAGCGTGACGCGGTCGCGCTCTACCGGGACACCGAGGGCGCGACGATCGCCCAGATCGCTGCCGAGCTCGGTGTCAGCGAGGCCACGCTCTCGGCGTGGTGCAAGTCGGCCGGGGTGCCGATTCGGCACCGCCGCGGTGTCGTAGTGGCCGAGCCTGTGCCAGGGGCCGAGAGCCCTGAGCAGGAGCTGGCCCGCCTCCGCAGTGAGGTCAAGGCGTTACGCGCCACCGAGGCGCGGTTGTCCACCGAGCGTGACATCTTGCGGTCGGCGGCCAAATATTTCGCCGGGGAGACGAACTGGTGA
- a CDS encoding type II toxin-antitoxin system VapC family toxin: MLDTSTVILLGQLSDPAELPDQSVINAITLAELSVGSHVANDDAERGARQQHLQQTVANFDVLPFDGDCARAFGAVAAALRTSGRKPAARAYDALIAATAIAHGVPLYTCNPADFTGIPRLELRSVTHPHHRKGQRSKALSSTALCRTRVDIMWLIGKTVSCGDAARVMSTASLVRSGTSWE; the protein is encoded by the coding sequence ATGCTGGATACCTCGACGGTGATCCTCTTGGGTCAGCTGTCTGACCCAGCCGAGCTTCCCGATCAATCGGTGATCAACGCGATCACGTTGGCTGAGCTGTCCGTAGGTTCGCACGTCGCCAACGACGATGCTGAGCGCGGTGCACGGCAGCAGCACCTGCAGCAGACCGTGGCGAATTTCGACGTCCTACCGTTCGATGGAGATTGCGCCCGGGCATTTGGAGCCGTAGCGGCGGCGCTGCGCACGTCGGGTCGCAAGCCGGCTGCGCGCGCCTACGACGCGCTCATCGCGGCCACCGCAATCGCACATGGAGTGCCGCTGTACACGTGCAACCCTGCCGACTTCACGGGAATCCCGCGACTGGAACTACGGTCAGTTACTCACCCGCATCACCGAAAGGGGCAACGCTCGAAAGCGTTGAGTAGCACCGCATTATGCCGTACACGAGTTGACATAATGTGGCTTATCGGTAAAACGGTGAGCTGCGGAGACGCGGCTCGTGTCATGTCGACCGCCTCACTTGTCCGATCCGGAACTAGTTGGGAGTAA
- a CDS encoding TnsA-like heteromeric transposase endonuclease subunit, with protein MLTSAVSAGPGVASAVDLEFNTREGCTRQSLDRCAATRFELDCSPVRNFPSFRGQRNFPGLWWFATTGAHVGHESWVERDQLMALDADPDVVGVLSQPFWIHWRDGTRHAPDYFVRRRDGSVVVVDVREDDRISDADRDVFDRSAATCAMVGWDYLRVGSLDPVLRANLRWLSGYRHPRVLKIGLADQLAEVFARVRPLMAGVHAVGTPLVVLPVLFHLLWHGRLVADLQGAALGDDTAIGLGTGW; from the coding sequence GTGCTGACGTCGGCTGTTTCGGCTGGGCCAGGTGTAGCGAGTGCAGTGGACTTGGAGTTCAACACCCGCGAGGGATGCACGCGGCAATCGCTGGACCGATGTGCTGCAACCCGGTTTGAGTTGGACTGTTCACCAGTGCGGAATTTCCCCTCGTTTCGAGGTCAGCGTAACTTTCCCGGGCTGTGGTGGTTCGCCACAACCGGCGCACATGTAGGTCACGAGTCCTGGGTAGAACGTGACCAGTTGATGGCGTTGGATGCCGATCCGGATGTTGTTGGTGTTCTGTCGCAACCATTTTGGATTCATTGGCGTGACGGCACGCGGCATGCTCCTGACTACTTCGTGCGGCGCCGCGATGGATCTGTCGTCGTAGTCGACGTTCGTGAGGACGACCGGATCTCTGACGCTGATCGGGACGTGTTCGATCGGTCTGCCGCCACGTGCGCGATGGTCGGTTGGGATTACCTGCGTGTCGGTTCCCTCGATCCAGTGCTGCGGGCGAATCTACGTTGGTTGTCGGGTTATCGGCATCCGCGAGTATTGAAGATCGGTTTGGCTGATCAACTGGCGGAGGTCTTCGCTCGGGTCCGTCCGTTGATGGCTGGTGTGCACGCGGTCGGGACTCCTTTGGTGGTGCTGCCCGTACTGTTTCATCTGCTCTGGCACGGCCGTTTAGTTGCCGATCTGCAAGGAGCGGCACTTGGCGACGACACGGCGATTGGCCTCGGGACCGGGTGGTGA
- a CDS encoding Mu transposase C-terminal domain-containing protein, which yields MVPLSQLMVDPALELVSGSRPPLCSEEMLAGIPEAAVEQARWWERHIVEILSGRPPGTAAGIRPRPEFDTAKRSLRQRELAKLDELRAAGHDVSRNALQRRRFAYERDGLLGVVDGRHNRRRAVFGRVDDRVVAAVRDAIEGETDLSTGTVQRLQRRVAKTLVATYGADDAPAMPSQPTFYRLVKRLAEGRHTFGSARTRRSLSKQPDGPFGSITVVRPGEMVEIDSTLLDVRVVLDDGMVDRVELTAMVDNATRSIPAAVLRPTTKAVDASLLLARALTPEPMRPGWADALRMSRSVLPHHSLTSVDQRLADAAARPVIAPETIVCDHGKAYLSQTFRQACCTLGINLQPAHPDCPTDKPKIERTLQSVGTLFAQYVAGYVGSSVERRGKNAEDDAVWSMIELQALLDEWIIAVWQNRPHDGLRDPVTPGKALSPNEKYTALVEVAGYVPVPLDADDYIELLPVQWRTINSYGVRINHRTYDAKALNPYRRQHSGVDARNGQWEVHYDPYDVSRIWVRNHHEDGWLAATWTHLRSSPVPFGETLWRHARSVADRRGAQKTQEAEIAAIAEDLLDRAAAGPQQQTKAERRVTGRTSAASAGRDWPDPTESSEHHGPSPSERAADNETFDDDGEMAEVIPLPVFDARKEAQTWRL from the coding sequence GTGGTGCCGCTCTCGCAGCTGATGGTTGATCCGGCATTGGAATTGGTGTCGGGGTCGCGACCGCCACTGTGTTCTGAGGAAATGCTGGCTGGCATTCCCGAGGCAGCCGTCGAGCAAGCACGGTGGTGGGAGCGCCACATCGTGGAGATCCTCAGCGGCCGCCCGCCTGGGACGGCCGCGGGCATTCGTCCCCGCCCAGAGTTCGACACGGCGAAACGATCTCTGCGGCAGCGTGAGCTGGCCAAGTTGGACGAGCTGCGTGCCGCCGGCCACGACGTGAGTCGGAATGCGTTGCAGCGTCGCCGATTTGCCTACGAACGGGACGGGCTCCTGGGAGTGGTTGACGGGCGCCATAATCGGCGGCGCGCGGTATTCGGCCGTGTGGACGACCGTGTCGTCGCCGCGGTGCGGGATGCGATCGAGGGCGAGACCGACCTGTCAACGGGAACGGTGCAGCGTCTGCAACGGCGGGTCGCCAAGACGCTGGTGGCCACCTATGGTGCCGACGACGCGCCCGCGATGCCGTCGCAGCCCACCTTCTACCGGCTGGTCAAGCGCCTCGCGGAAGGACGGCACACGTTCGGGTCAGCACGGACGCGGCGATCGCTGTCCAAGCAGCCCGATGGCCCATTCGGGTCGATCACCGTGGTGCGCCCCGGCGAGATGGTGGAAATCGATTCAACCCTTCTGGATGTACGGGTAGTGCTCGATGACGGCATGGTAGACCGAGTCGAGCTGACTGCGATGGTCGACAACGCTACGCGGTCCATCCCGGCCGCGGTGCTGCGACCGACGACCAAAGCAGTGGACGCGTCACTGCTCTTGGCGCGGGCATTGACGCCCGAACCGATGCGCCCGGGATGGGCCGATGCGCTGCGGATGTCCCGGTCGGTACTTCCGCACCACAGCCTGACCAGTGTCGATCAGCGCCTGGCCGATGCTGCGGCCAGGCCGGTGATCGCTCCCGAGACGATCGTCTGCGATCACGGGAAAGCGTATCTGTCCCAAACATTTCGGCAAGCGTGCTGCACATTGGGGATCAATCTGCAGCCGGCTCATCCCGACTGCCCGACCGATAAGCCGAAGATCGAGCGGACATTGCAGTCGGTGGGCACCCTGTTCGCACAGTACGTGGCCGGTTACGTCGGTTCATCGGTGGAGCGGCGTGGGAAAAACGCCGAGGACGACGCGGTGTGGTCGATGATTGAGCTGCAGGCGCTGCTGGACGAGTGGATCATCGCGGTGTGGCAGAACCGCCCCCACGATGGCCTGCGGGATCCGGTGACGCCGGGGAAAGCGTTGTCTCCCAACGAGAAATACACTGCCCTCGTTGAGGTGGCTGGCTATGTACCGGTCCCACTGGACGCCGACGACTATATCGAATTGCTTCCCGTGCAGTGGCGCACAATCAACAGTTACGGGGTCCGGATCAACCATCGCACCTATGACGCCAAGGCGCTCAACCCATACCGGCGCCAGCATTCCGGGGTCGATGCCCGTAACGGACAGTGGGAAGTGCACTACGACCCGTATGACGTGTCGAGGATTTGGGTGCGCAATCACCACGAAGACGGATGGCTGGCCGCGACGTGGACGCACCTTCGGTCCTCGCCGGTGCCGTTCGGCGAGACACTGTGGCGCCACGCCCGCTCCGTAGCCGACCGCAGAGGGGCCCAGAAGACCCAGGAAGCGGAGATTGCGGCCATCGCGGAGGACTTGCTGGACCGCGCCGCCGCTGGGCCGCAGCAGCAGACGAAAGCCGAGCGCCGAGTGACTGGACGGACCAGCGCCGCGAGCGCCGGCCGGGACTGGCCGGACCCGACGGAATCATCCGAACATCATGGCCCGTCACCGTCGGAACGGGCCGCCGACAACGAGACTTTCGACGATGACGGCGAGATGGCGGAGGTCATACCCCTGCCGGTGTTTGATGCACGCAAGGAGGCCCAAACGTGGCGACTGTGA
- a CDS encoding ATP-binding protein — protein MATVTEIAAVGQLEDRRQPTTTLEGWRRFVDADPPEFTLLADDEWASLGEDERTAYNEARVAHHSELVVVTTSAIEAITHQGRLLTLLNQREIGARRGLIISGGAATGKTTAIKQLGRFHELRTRARFPGDESRIPVVYVTAPPKGSPRKLAMEFARFLGLPTLNQRMNVTDISDAVCQVLIDARTDIVVVDEIHNLNLDTRAGEELSDHLKYFTEHLPATFVYAGIEVERSGLFTGTRGRQLAGRCGVIHTSAFPDAKEWRQLVAAMEGTLRLHRHEPGSLVAQARYLHRRTGGMIGSLAHLIRASAIQAMLDGTEHITREAMDDILSDYAAHTAAARTAS, from the coding sequence GTGGCGACTGTGACCGAGATTGCGGCGGTGGGTCAGTTAGAGGATCGCCGCCAGCCGACCACGACGCTGGAGGGCTGGCGGCGTTTTGTTGATGCCGATCCGCCGGAGTTCACGTTGCTCGCCGACGACGAGTGGGCCAGCCTCGGTGAGGACGAGCGGACGGCCTACAACGAGGCCCGGGTTGCGCATCATTCGGAGCTGGTGGTGGTCACCACGTCGGCGATCGAAGCGATCACCCATCAGGGCCGGCTGTTGACATTGCTCAACCAGCGCGAGATCGGGGCCCGGCGCGGGCTGATCATCTCCGGCGGGGCAGCGACGGGGAAAACTACGGCGATCAAGCAACTGGGTCGGTTTCACGAATTGCGCACCCGTGCACGGTTTCCCGGCGATGAGAGCCGGATTCCGGTGGTGTATGTGACGGCCCCGCCGAAAGGGTCGCCCCGCAAGTTGGCGATGGAGTTCGCACGGTTTCTGGGGCTTCCCACGCTCAATCAGCGGATGAACGTGACCGATATTTCCGATGCCGTGTGCCAGGTGCTCATCGATGCCCGTACCGACATCGTGGTGGTCGATGAAATCCACAACCTCAACCTCGACACCCGCGCCGGCGAAGAACTGTCCGACCACCTCAAATACTTCACCGAGCATCTGCCTGCGACATTCGTTTACGCCGGGATCGAAGTGGAACGCTCGGGGCTGTTCACCGGCACGCGGGGACGGCAGTTGGCCGGCCGTTGCGGGGTGATCCACACCAGCGCATTCCCCGACGCCAAGGAGTGGCGACAACTCGTCGCCGCCATGGAAGGTACCTTGCGTCTGCATCGACACGAACCGGGAAGCCTTGTCGCCCAGGCCCGTTACCTGCACCGCCGCACCGGCGGGATGATCGGCAGCCTGGCCCACTTGATCCGGGCTTCAGCAATCCAAGCGATGCTCGACGGCACCGAGCACATCACCCGCGAGGCCATGGACGATATTTTGAGCGACTACGCCGCCCACACGGCCGCGGCCCGCACGGCCAGCTGA
- a CDS encoding IS1380 family transposase gives MQLSHTRPVASARFDDPNLVSCAGLVPMAALAHQCGLSSLADEHITVPTDKGANAGAKVLSLVAGMVAGADSIDDMALLRHGAMGTVFDRPYAPSTLGSFLREFSFGHVRQLDAVAARLLAGLHERTPVLAGVDGPVCVDLDDTIIEVHGYTKQGSGYGYSGVRGLNALIATLTTEHGAPIICGQRLRKGACGSARGAARIVGDTLATVTRLRSSAAATRPLLRADSAFYGYPTVAAALRGGADVSITVRLDPKVKAAIAAIPEDAWIPIQYTDAIYDENTQRWISRAEVAEIDFTAFSSRKTSEQIPGRLVVRRIPDLNPASGEGQTTLFDTWRFHAFFTTTDLDTVTADKTHRGHALIEQVHADLKDSALAHLPSGRFGANAAWLVCAAMAFNLTRAAATLTGPALAKARTGTIRRTLISVPARIASSARRLTLHLPRNWPWETAWNTLFHSLFGRNRPLLA, from the coding sequence ATGCAACTATCTCACACTCGTCCTGTGGCGTCAGCCCGCTTTGATGACCCCAATCTGGTGTCGTGTGCCGGGCTGGTCCCGATGGCCGCTCTGGCTCATCAGTGCGGGTTGAGCAGCCTGGCTGATGAGCACATCACGGTGCCGACCGACAAGGGCGCCAACGCCGGGGCGAAAGTCTTGTCGCTGGTCGCGGGCATGGTAGCTGGTGCTGACAGCATCGATGACATGGCCTTGCTGCGCCACGGCGCGATGGGCACCGTGTTCGACCGCCCGTACGCCCCGTCGACGCTGGGATCGTTCCTGCGCGAATTCAGCTTCGGTCATGTCCGCCAACTCGACGCCGTGGCGGCGCGGTTGCTGGCCGGTCTGCACGAACGCACTCCGGTGCTGGCCGGTGTTGACGGTCCGGTGTGTGTTGATCTCGATGACACCATCATCGAAGTGCACGGCTACACCAAACAGGGATCTGGTTACGGATACTCCGGGGTCCGTGGGTTAAATGCGCTGATCGCCACGCTCACCACTGAGCATGGTGCACCGATCATCTGCGGCCAACGCCTACGCAAAGGCGCCTGCGGATCAGCACGTGGAGCTGCCCGCATCGTCGGCGACACGCTGGCCACCGTGACACGACTGCGCTCTTCGGCGGCAGCCACCCGGCCGCTGCTGCGAGCCGACTCGGCGTTCTACGGCTACCCAACCGTGGCGGCTGCTCTGCGCGGTGGTGCCGACGTGTCGATCACCGTGCGCCTGGACCCAAAAGTCAAAGCCGCCATCGCCGCCATACCCGAGGACGCCTGGATCCCGATCCAGTACACCGACGCGATCTACGACGAGAACACCCAGCGCTGGATCTCGCGCGCCGAGGTCGCCGAGATCGACTTCACCGCGTTCAGCTCCCGCAAAACCAGCGAGCAGATCCCCGGCAGGCTGGTGGTGCGGCGCATCCCCGACCTCAACCCCGCCAGCGGCGAGGGGCAGACCACCCTGTTCGACACCTGGCGCTTCCATGCCTTCTTCACCACCACCGACCTCGATACCGTCACCGCCGACAAGACCCACCGCGGCCACGCGCTCATCGAGCAGGTCCACGCCGACCTCAAAGACTCTGCTCTGGCCCATCTGCCCTCGGGGCGATTCGGCGCCAACGCCGCCTGGCTGGTGTGCGCAGCGATGGCGTTCAACCTCACCCGCGCCGCGGCCACCCTGACCGGACCAGCGCTGGCCAAAGCCCGCACCGGCACCATCCGCCGCACCCTGATCAGCGTGCCGGCACGCATCGCCTCCTCGGCCCGACGCCTGACCCTGCACCTGCCACGCAACTGGCCCTGGGAAACCGCGTGGAACACCCTGTTCCACAGTCTGTTTGGCCGAAACCGGCCACTGCTGGCCTAA
- a CDS encoding cytochrome c biogenesis CcdA family protein, which yields MNLLALAFTAGMLAPVNPCGFALLPAWITGTIATGGTDAVLVRLARALRTGAVLTIGFTGTLTLAGIAISAGARTLVTAAPWLGITIGLTLAILGGFMLTGRTIGLRMPARTRHRPDSPTAGGVLAAGIGYALASLSCTFGVLLAVIAQAQATSGWGGLLAVFTAYTAGAATILMLVSVGTAIASTALTRHLGILARHGTRVTAVVLIATGAYLAWYWLPAATGHTASGGNLLTGWSATATGWLQDHALPASVIAAFAVVVSAVAAYWTTHRRPITGKQRRR from the coding sequence GTGAACCTGCTCGCGCTCGCGTTTACCGCTGGCATGCTCGCCCCGGTCAACCCCTGCGGGTTCGCGCTGCTACCGGCGTGGATCACCGGCACCATCGCCACCGGCGGCACCGATGCGGTGCTCGTGCGGCTGGCCCGGGCACTGCGCACCGGGGCCGTCCTGACCATCGGGTTCACCGGCACCCTCACCCTCGCCGGTATCGCGATCAGTGCCGGTGCCCGGACCCTGGTGACGGCTGCTCCCTGGCTCGGGATCACGATCGGGCTCACCCTGGCCATCTTGGGCGGCTTCATGCTCACCGGCCGCACCATCGGTCTGCGTATGCCTGCCCGGACGCGTCATCGGCCGGACTCCCCAACAGCCGGTGGTGTGCTCGCGGCCGGAATCGGCTACGCCCTGGCGTCACTGTCCTGCACCTTCGGGGTACTGCTCGCGGTGATCGCCCAGGCCCAGGCCACCAGCGGATGGGGCGGTCTGCTGGCAGTGTTCACCGCATACACAGCCGGTGCCGCCACCATCTTGATGCTGGTCAGCGTCGGCACCGCCATCGCCAGCACGGCCCTGACCCGGCATCTGGGTATCCTCGCCCGCCACGGGACCCGCGTCACCGCCGTTGTCCTCATCGCCACCGGCGCCTACCTCGCGTGGTACTGGCTGCCCGCGGCCACCGGGCACACCGCCAGCGGCGGCAACCTGCTCACCGGCTGGTCGGCCACCGCGACCGGATGGCTGCAGGACCACGCCCTCCCGGCCAGCGTCATTGCCGCCTTCGCTGTGGTGGTCAGCGCGGTGGCCGCGTACTGGACCACCCACCGCCGGCCAATCACCGGCAAGCAGCGCCGCCGGTGA
- a CDS encoding TlpA family protein disulfide reductase: MLAAGALTACGQSATTSNPTSPPHANATTQATAATLTTVDGKTVELPAAAPTAILFFSYGCGECVGGGKSLAAARAAVEKAGGSAKFLAVDIVPTEKPADVRHFLDQIGGTSLPAVVDTNGALTSRYQVTAPTTALVIDPSGQISYRGHAPSQDQILAALGSSAAR; this comes from the coding sequence ATGCTGGCAGCGGGCGCGCTGACCGCGTGCGGCCAATCGGCCACAACCAGCAATCCGACCTCACCGCCACACGCCAACGCCACAACCCAGGCGACGGCGGCGACACTGACCACGGTGGACGGCAAAACCGTCGAACTGCCCGCTGCCGCCCCGACCGCGATCCTGTTCTTCTCCTACGGGTGCGGCGAATGCGTCGGCGGCGGTAAATCCCTGGCCGCTGCTCGGGCGGCCGTGGAGAAAGCCGGAGGCAGCGCCAAGTTCCTAGCCGTCGACATCGTCCCCACCGAGAAACCCGCCGATGTTCGCCACTTCCTGGACCAGATCGGCGGCACCAGCCTGCCCGCGGTCGTCGATACTAACGGGGCCCTGACCAGCCGCTACCAGGTGACCGCGCCGACCACCGCCCTCGTCATCGACCCGTCCGGGCAGATCAGCTACCGCGGCCACGCCCCGTCCCAGGATCAGATCCTGGCCGCCCTCGGCAGCAGCGCCGCACGGTGA
- the merB gene encoding organomercurial lyase MerB has protein sequence MPNFLDRLTIPEESGLDPTMLVPLLRLLAAGEPVTVEALAAAVGLPVDEVTRRLAAVPDTEYDEQGRIVGQGLTLRPTRHRFTVAGQELYTWCALDTLIFPTILDRPASIESESPVSGHPIRVSVGENGVTSVQPETAVVSLVNPDDLTSIRSSFCNQVHYFTCAQDAAPWLAEHPEGQIVSVAEAHQLGAALTTQILTQLHTPPTAHPGCCS, from the coding sequence ATGCCCAATTTCCTTGACCGCCTGACCATTCCGGAAGAGTCCGGGCTCGACCCGACGATGCTGGTGCCGTTGCTGCGGCTGCTCGCCGCCGGCGAGCCGGTCACCGTGGAGGCGCTCGCCGCGGCCGTCGGCCTCCCGGTTGACGAGGTGACCCGGCGTCTGGCCGCGGTACCCGACACCGAATACGACGAGCAGGGCCGCATCGTCGGCCAGGGCCTGACCCTGCGCCCGACCCGCCACCGATTCACCGTGGCCGGCCAAGAGCTCTACACCTGGTGCGCCCTGGACACCCTCATCTTTCCCACCATCCTGGACCGGCCCGCCAGCATCGAATCCGAATCACCCGTCAGCGGGCACCCGATCAGGGTCTCGGTCGGCGAAAACGGTGTCACCAGCGTGCAGCCCGAGACCGCGGTGGTCTCGCTGGTCAACCCCGACGACCTCACCTCGATCCGGTCCTCATTCTGCAACCAGGTGCACTACTTCACCTGCGCGCAGGACGCCGCGCCGTGGCTCGCCGAGCACCCCGAAGGTCAGATCGTCAGCGTCGCTGAGGCCCACCAACTCGGCGCAGCCCTGACCACACAAATCCTTACCCAGCTCCATACCCCGCCAACTGCCCACCCCGGCTGCTGCAGCTGA
- the merA gene encoding mercury(II) reductase — translation MSQGLDLAVIGSGGAAMAAAIRATALGKSVVMIERGIFGGTCVNTGCVPSKALIAAAEARHTAADTARFPGIATTAGPVDMAALIAGTHDLVESLRSEKYLNVAESYGWQRIQGQARFAGTPDAPVIEVGDATIEAEHYLIATGANPVIPPAFEGVAYLTSTTAMEVTEVPESLLVIGGGYVALEQAQLFARLGSTVTVLVRSTLASKEEPEVGMALLEVFADDGIRVVRRATVSEVEQADDQVTVTATITGGTQQFRAAKVLVATGRRPNTDGLNLEAVQVKTGENNEVVVSDGLQSSNPRIWAAGDVTGHREFVYVAAHHGAMVADNIFTDAGRRVDYRHLPRVTFTSPAVGAAGTTEAELLAAGTRCDCRVLPLKHVPRAVVNRDTRGFIKLVADAGTGRIHGITAVAKDAGEIAAAAVYILDAAMTVDQVAGSWAPYLTMAEGIKIAAQSFSADMSRLSCCAS, via the coding sequence ATGAGTCAGGGATTGGACCTCGCGGTCATCGGTTCCGGCGGCGCGGCGATGGCCGCGGCGATCCGCGCTACCGCGCTCGGCAAGTCCGTCGTCATGATCGAGCGCGGCATCTTCGGTGGCACGTGTGTCAACACCGGCTGCGTGCCGTCAAAGGCCCTGATCGCAGCGGCCGAGGCCCGGCATACCGCAGCCGACACTGCCCGGTTCCCGGGGATCGCCACCACGGCCGGCCCGGTGGACATGGCGGCCCTGATCGCCGGCACGCACGATCTGGTGGAGTCGCTGCGCTCAGAGAAGTACCTCAACGTGGCCGAATCGTATGGCTGGCAGCGCATTCAGGGCCAAGCGCGGTTCGCCGGAACCCCGGACGCGCCCGTCATCGAGGTCGGCGATGCCACCATCGAGGCCGAGCACTACCTGATCGCCACCGGCGCGAACCCAGTCATCCCGCCCGCATTCGAGGGCGTCGCCTACCTGACCTCGACCACCGCGATGGAAGTCACCGAGGTCCCGGAGTCGCTGCTGGTGATCGGCGGCGGCTACGTCGCGTTGGAGCAGGCGCAACTGTTCGCCCGGCTCGGGTCAACGGTGACGGTGCTGGTCCGCTCCACGCTGGCATCGAAGGAAGAGCCGGAAGTCGGCATGGCGCTGCTGGAGGTGTTCGCCGACGACGGCATCCGGGTGGTGCGCCGCGCCACGGTGAGCGAGGTCGAGCAGGCCGACGATCAGGTCACGGTCACCGCGACCATCACCGGCGGAACGCAGCAGTTCCGTGCCGCGAAAGTCCTCGTCGCCACCGGCCGCCGTCCGAACACCGACGGCCTGAATCTCGAAGCGGTGCAGGTCAAAACCGGCGAGAACAACGAGGTCGTGGTGAGCGACGGGCTGCAGTCGTCGAACCCACGGATCTGGGCGGCCGGCGACGTGACCGGGCACCGCGAGTTCGTCTACGTCGCCGCCCATCACGGCGCGATGGTCGCCGACAACATCTTCACCGACGCCGGCCGCAGGGTCGACTACCGCCATCTGCCCCGCGTGACGTTCACCAGCCCCGCGGTCGGTGCGGCCGGGACGACCGAGGCCGAGCTCCTCGCCGCCGGGACACGGTGCGACTGCCGGGTGCTGCCGCTAAAACATGTGCCGCGTGCGGTGGTCAACCGAGACACCCGCGGTTTCATCAAACTCGTCGCCGACGCCGGCACCGGCCGCATCCACGGCATCACCGCCGTCGCCAAGGATGCTGGCGAGATCGCCGCCGCCGCGGTCTACATCCTCGACGCCGCGATGACCGTCGACCAGGTCGCCGGGTCCTGGGCCCCGTATCTGACCATGGCCGAAGGCATCAAAATCGCCGCCCAGTCCTTCAGCGCCGATATGTCCCGACTGTCCTGCTGCGCATCCTGA
- a CDS encoding heavy metal-responsive transcriptional regulator, translating into MRIGKLAEATGATTATLRYYEDEGLLPPAERSPAGYRDYAADTIARVGFIRRGQAAGFSLAQIRQILDIRDSGHAPCTHVRDLLDIRLTDLDEQISALVALRETIARLRQGAESVDPESCSADDVCRYL; encoded by the coding sequence GTGAGAATCGGGAAGCTCGCCGAGGCGACCGGGGCCACCACCGCGACGCTGCGCTACTACGAAGACGAAGGCCTGCTCCCGCCCGCCGAACGTTCCCCGGCGGGGTATCGCGACTATGCCGCCGACACGATCGCCCGGGTCGGCTTCATCCGACGGGGACAGGCCGCCGGGTTCAGCCTCGCCCAGATTCGGCAGATCCTCGACATCCGTGACAGCGGCCACGCGCCGTGCACGCACGTGCGCGACCTGCTCGACATCCGACTGACCGACCTCGACGAGCAGATCAGCGCACTGGTGGCACTGCGCGAGACCATCGCCCGGCTGCGGCAGGGCGCCGAAAGCGTCGACCCGGAATCATGCAGCGCCGATGACGTATGTCGATACCTCTAG